The following is a genomic window from Phaseolus vulgaris cultivar G19833 chromosome 6, P. vulgaris v2.0, whole genome shotgun sequence.
caggatgccacgtcattgcatccgaccaccagggcggtacaagtaCTGTCGTGTTGTAATTGTTTGGAATTggtttttagtggatttcaccttggagtgaggtgaaaatggatgtagctctttatgagtgaaccagtatgaACCGTGCTTGCATAAATCTTCTCAACCCTGCACTCGATTCTGGTTTTTGTTTAATCTGTCAAGAACGAAATCTGTTTACTTGAAAATAAACCTGTTAATTCTGGTCTtaataaaaactgtttttaGTGATCTGGAAAAGTGGTTCAATCATAAACAAAGCCTTTGAACATAAGCTTGTAATTGGTTAAAGGAAGAATAGTTTTCTTCATTAAATCCTTGATAAAGATTCATTGTCTTTAAAGCCTTGTGTTGAATACTCTTGATTGTTCTTTTGGCAtattttgtgttcttcaaaactGTTAAAAGTGAACCAATCTGCTTTTGCCATATTTCACTGTTTGATCTCAATTCTGATCTGAATATGTTTTGCTTGTGTTAAAGGGTTGTGCATAATCAATCTGTTCATTCTAAAAACAACCTGCTCTTTTTTCCTCTGATAAACTGTAAAACagtttgcgaaaattttataacttcaattcacccctcccctcttgaacttagacactaatagacccaacagttTTGTTGTCACCAAATTTGAAGGAAGAGTAATTGGCTTATAGATCATATCCCAATCACATGTTTCTTTATGTAGCCACTCTCCTAGTGTACGATAACACTCTCTTCCAAAGTTCatgttgtgcacagattcttCCACCATTTGgggatgttttttttttattttctttttaggGTGGGCTGGGATCCGGGCATGTTCttgtttatataataaaataaaatcttgaatatgttttctattttctaaaatttagaataaatttacttttggtcatacaaatttaaaattattttttaattatgataatttAAAAGTTACTTTTCTAATATCTCTTTCTCAAGTACTGTTAAAATATATACTTACATTGTTAGTAATCTACctctaatttttttcataagtgGTCACAAAAGTAGATTGGCAACAGCGACTGGTTTTTACTTTGGCAATATAAAAGTTGTAGATACTATAGTTGGTATAGAATTGTTGAAATGGGAAGGGAAGGATTTTTTTAGACCTATCCATCAAATTgtaaaaattccagtagcttgAAATGTTgcaattttacaatttttgttGCAGAGTATTAGAAGAGAGCTAGCCATCGGCTTAGAGTGTTGTGGCAATGAACAACCTTTGGACAGTTCTTATTTTATAGCAGCAACAAAGTGGATTCGTTTTGTGCTTCTTCAGGGTGAAGGTAGCCAGTTGAGTTTTCTCTATAACGGctggttttttgtttttatgctGGATTTTACGCAGAACTTGTTTTATTGGGGTTGCAAGGGTAGTCCTTTAGTAATTAGCTTTGGAAATCTGTATAGTCCATACCATATCGATTACACATAACCATTAACAACATTGTTTGTTTGTTAAGCATATGTATATGAATCCGAAATGAAGCAGAAAATATATGGTGAAATGCAAGCAAAATTCTCTCTATATACGTCAAACAACATTGTCATCTTTTTTTAACAACACATTGAGACAACCATTCTTGGTTCTGTGAAGTGGGTCATGTggaatatatttatgtattttttgcAGCTTGAAGGCAACGAAGACTACAAAGACAGTCTTGAAGAAGAATGAACTTATTGATATGTAGTAAAGAAACAAtacattatgtttttttaactaAGTTTGTAGTTTTAACTTTGAAGACTTGATCATTATCATTATACTTTAAGACAAATTTTTTGATTATGTAGTTTGAACACATCTATTGAAATATGTGAGATTTCTTGTTGAGTCACTTCTATTTCAATACACATTATCCTTCAATATTTATTCTTTCTATCCTGAACTTTTGTATGAGTAATTCttctaaaattaaagaaatatattgtTGTTTTTGTCAATACTTTAAGCAACGCTTTTAAAATTGTGGCTATTATCAAGATTTTAGGCAACGATTTTAAAATTGTTGTCTTTATAAAAACCATGGCCTATTCCAAACGACCACGCTCACCTAGACCACAACTAAAAGTTGTTGCTTAAACTTTAGGCCACGATTTTAATGCTTTAGACCACGATTTTATGTTGTTGCCTAAAGTAATAATTGTTGTATATATTTTGGAATGGATAcaaaagaaatagatgaaagaaaagtataaaaaaGTTGAGATAATGGAGAGGGATTACGGGTAGAATGTATACCTTTACGAATGGAAATAGGAAGAATAGGTTCAACTGTCAGAGCCGTAGGGAGTGAATATGTTGGCACTAAAATAGAGTCATCTGATGGACAATAGGACGTCTGAAGACAactatacacctgaagagttggTGGCGGTGTTGAATATTTAGGTGCACTAGTTACAacatgttcctgccggttgacctgggtacgTCTTTCTGTGCGACCTTGCCCGCTATGGACACCCCTTTCTGGTAATCTGTGAACACCtgcaaagaagtgaacaaatgggcgccctagcggccgtttgcactccgacactcaagtcagctaacaagaaacaccaaaactctgcaccttcgtatcggagcaccgtgaaagACGATCTGAAGGTGGTAATGAACTGTATATTGTGTACTGTTTTCTGGTTTTGGCAAACAAtccttctctagtcccttgttcgtaacctcagggctcgagcaagcaactagagtgtgctctggggaaaatttgccaaaagaaAATCGATCCCTGCTTCGAACGTTCAAAAACCCTTTTAACGCCACCCTGCATTAAACAcgtcttaaagtgcatttaaggcgctttaaggcgcatTTAACACGTTTCCTTAAAACCTTTAATGGAGGCATTTAAAGCGCTTTAAAGCGTTTAAAGCATTAACTGGAATAAAAACATACCTGATGAGGAAACATTTAATGTTTCCTCATTTACTATCTCTGCTAACTTCTCGTTGACTCACTATCTTTTCTCTGACTTGATTACTATCaaacgtggagggcctcacgacgccgtatCCCAATCTTAAGGACATTCTGTCACGTGAGTTTCCTCTTTCTCGAAGTGCCGCTGGCGCAGGGGGTGACATTCTGGGTGCTAACTCATGCTCCCCAGGTTTCAGCCACtcaccctgggagtgtatctaccttcctctcgcaccacgCACCTGGTTCATCCCTGGGCATGACCCTCTCTTGGGTCGTAACTATCCCAGGGATCACCCTGAATTGGCGTGGACTTCACGAGCCAGGATACTCCCCACTGGTATTGGAACTATGGCCCTGAAGCCACCTCTATCGGTATTATAACTGCGATCTTAAAGCCATCTTTCTCCTCTCTCTAACTTGGCCTCTGGCGATTTCGtcccctccacagtctttcctacccgtgggtatctgGGGACGACGCCATCAGCGCCTTATGTTGGCGACGCCGTCAGTGCCTTATACCGGCGACTCCCTctactggcgacgcctcatcttggcgacgcctcatcctccTTCCTCGGGCCCCTCAATGGGTCCCACCGTatctttgactttgactttagtcaacgttccggggacgggacggtacacaagcccccaagtcttgagctgatgacttgtcttcagcgaaaagactaaggcttcgcccacgccatccacgtggcactcTGGTGACATGTCATCATTCCCCGAACAGTTGACATGACCTTCCCTGAGCAGTTGACGTGACATCTTCTtaatggctgatgggacatccTCTGAATCGGGAAAAGTGACGCTTTGGTTCACGCTTAATCGCTGGCCACATGACTCATCACGCGGTCACCATTCAGAGCCTCTTGCGCTCCCAGGGAGCGCATGATCCTTCGACACGTGGACTTATTGAACGGTCCTGTTTTAACATCCTTTGGGCTTCcttcgtaacgtttaagttaccccagAGCCCGCGCTTGAAATCACTGTTCCATTCACTCTCTTTCGCActtcactgttcatcttctttctctgaACGCTTGAGGCTCTCTGCAACCTTTGTTCTTCCTGCACACTATCCATCTCCAACCACTCCAATACTCAAAGGTACGATCTTTCCCCCTCGAtgactcttcttcttcactGCCTTGCTTTGTGTGTgaatgaactgcctgggactgtttatctTCTTTCCTTGTCGCACTGTTCTTGTGTTTCCCTGTTCCTATGTCTTTCTCCTCTTTttcgcgtgggtagggtttgTCGAGGGTTTCTCTTTTTcccctttttttcttcttcaaaaccCCCTTTTTGCTGagccctttctttttcttcattcttcagctCTTGAGTCGATGGCGAAAACCAAGACTACTGCTACTCCTCCACCCCCAGGTCCAACTACAAGGAGGAATACCGTTGGGCCTCCGATGAACTTCTTGCGGAGTGCTCCACCTTAACCTCTGTCGAAGACGTTGAGGCCCATAGGGGGGACCCCACACTCTACAATTTCAACGCATTCCACAAGATCCACGACTCCCACATCTTCGTATGTCGTGTAAAGCCGGGGGAACCCGTTTGCATAGACGAAAGGGTCACTGGGGGAAGtcctttcttcttcatctacCAAATGGTATTCAAACGAGTGGGCCTGCGCCTTCCCTTTACTTTTTTCGAAAGGGAGTTACTCACCGAGATCAACActgcccctgcccagcttcaccccaacagctgggcgttcgtaaggggcttccaaattctctgcggccaCCTGGGTATTCCCCCTTCCGTggacatctttcttcacttcttcgaggtgaaaaAGCAGGGCAAGAGTCTCTGGATGAGCTTCTCCGGCATCGCCGGTCGCATCATCCTtaccctcttccaaaactcattcaagGGGTGGAAGGGAAAGTTCTTCAAGGTGCGTGCCACTAAATTTGATCCCACTGCACtggagggctttcccctgtactggtcGGAGAAGCCCATATCGACCAAGCCCAAGGCCTTGGATGAACTTGCCTCCGCTGAAAGGGAGGTATGCAAGGTCTTAGCTGGGCTCGGGGTGGTTTTTGACACCGCCAAGCTTATTGCCAACGAGTTCAAGGCCCACGGCCTTTCCACCTACTTCGGTATTTGCTTTTGATTACGTCTGCTTGAACTTGCTTGCACTTACTTGCACTTACTTGGTCTTGTTTGAATCGGATTGTCCAAATTGTTGTATGTGAACTTACTGGAATTGCTTGAACTTCAGTGGTTTGCCTACATGTGCTTTCATCCTTTCTCACCCGAGTTAATCTTTGCTTGGTTATTCTGAATGACGCAGGTTCAATAATGGATTCTTCAAAGCGCCGCACACTCGCCAAGGCCTTGAAGCAAATGAAATCCGCCAAAGGGGGTGGGGACTCCCTCGCCCTTGACGTGCCTCCCCCCACTCCCCCGGCGCCCATCGTTTCCCTACCATCTCCATCATCCTCTCCCCAAACATACCAAACTCCTACTTCCCCTTCTCCCTTTGATGCGGTCCCATTGGCCGCGACTTTGACGTGTGCTCCAACACCCCCAGATAAAGGGAAGAGGGTGCTGGAGATAACTTCTGATAGCGAAGACTCGGATGTTGGCTTGGtcttcaaaaaaaaaagaaaggcTACTAGGGTCCCTACCCTGCCAACCGCGTCTCCTGGTGGTGGCGTGGACTCTCTAAGGGACAGCCCTTCAAGTGCCACGTCTCCCCCACCTCAAACAGTCCAAGAAGAACGGGATGAAGGGGCTGAGTCTTCTCCTCCGCCACTACCATTGTCTGAAGCAGTTGCAGCTTCAGGCTCAGCCCTTCCCGCGCCTGCTCCTATTCCTTCTCTCCCCGAGATTCTGATCCCCAACACCGTGTTCAGGCAGTTTGCGCAGGGATTCAACGAGGGGATGTCGCCGGGAAACCCCAACAGGGGagaaggcatgcccttctacaTGGGGGCCTTCCTGGCGATAGCACTCGACTGGCGCTCCCAGGCCCAGAGCGTCACGACGGGGAGGCAGGCCCTCCAAAGTCTGAAACAGGAGGTGGGGCCACTGAAGGAGGAGAAAAAGGCTTGGGGGCTTAGGGAGGAAACTCACCAAGCTTCATTGAAGATGACCCAAGAGGGGGGCCGAAGCATATGCACACGAGAACGAACAAGCGTATGCAGACCTGCTGGCCCTCTTCACCTACCATCAAATCCAAAACATTGGCCTTCCAGAGGTGGTTCATGCCTTCGAAGTGCAGCAGAAAGAAATTGAAGAGTTGTATGCCGCTCGGGGGCAGAAACTGACCGAGGCCGAGGGTGCCCTGGCGGCAAAGGTTGAGGCTGTCGACCTTATCCAAGCTAAATGTGAGAGGCTCCACACTGAATCCAACAAGCTCCAGGTGGGGAAGGAGTTCTTGGAAAAGCAGCTGGCGTCTAAGGATTCCAGGATCGATGAGCTGGAGAGGGCGAACCAGGAGCTCACCAACGAGATGGCGGGCATGTTCGAGGAAGGCTTCAAGGAGGCCCTGGCTCAAGCATCTTGCGAGAACCTAGGGATTAACATCTCGAACTGCGACCCTACTAACCATATCGTTGATGGGAAGGTGGTGCCTCTTGACCTGGAGGATTGAACCGCAGGCTCTCAGCTTCCATTTTTACCTCTTGTCTTTCCCTTGTTTTGGTGATTTGTAAATATCTGAACACTCGTAGCACTCGACCCTTCTATACATTTACTGGGAACGCAATTTACGCTTTACTTTCGCTATTAATTCCTGCTTTATTGCTCGCCTATTCATGAGAAAACAGATGTCATTAGATTGTGATCTTTGCTCTTAGAGCCTCACCCGGCCCCCCGTATTTTTCTTGTCTTTGGCATCTCGTGCTTTcacgcttcttcttcttcttattctgCGCTGAatgtccacgctcgaggagagacctgctctgggtgtcctTAGCGTGTCtgaacacttgggacaaagtcgcgctttggtgcccacgcccatggagaggcctacATAACAGTgtcgtatcgtccatggagtgtcttaaacaccaaggcaacttgTCCCTTAACTCTTGGTGCTTggcgcccacgcctgaggagaggcctactACAGCAGTGTCGTAttgtcctcagggtgtctagaaacgccAAGCGTTAGGCGGGCTTGAAGCCTCCCGTGgggtcactccctccatggtctttccttcccacgggtatcggggagcaacactgcTGGTGACTTGCTTGGCTTCTGGCGATTTCGtcccctccacagtctttcctacccgtgggtatcggggggcgaCGCCATCAGTGCCTTATACTGGTGACGCCATCGgcgtcttatactggcgacgcctcatcctggcgaTGCCTCCTTCTGACGACGCCctatcttggcgatgcctggtgcgatcaatctgttgactttggccttgacgttgactttgactttgactctggtcaacgcccgggggcGGGACATTTGcctcagcgaaaagactaaggtctcgcccacgccatccacgtggcattttCCATATTGCTGATGGGGCGTTCCCCTGTTCGATTTGATCTTGACGTTTTCTGAGTTTTTGACAAGATGTTCTCTTCTTCGCCGGCGCGTCGTACCCTCGGGGACTCTGTCGATATGACACTCTCTGACCAAGAAAAAGTGACGCTAAGGGTCGTCCTCCAATCTCCTGACACGTGGCTTGATCGCACGGTGTCCATTTTCGTGTCCTTTGGCGCCTCAACTGTAATGTTTGGGTCTTTGAAATCCTGTACTTGCACTCATCGTTTCTGTGTTTTCGCATCTTCTTCGCACCGTTCCTCTTCCTTCCAAAGAGTTCTTCCTGCGTTCTTTTCCCGTTGACACTTCCCTTCTGCATTTCTACCGAATctttcttctttgatcttttagTTCCTTCACCGACAGCACGTGCCAACATGTCTACCAATCCTCCTTCCCCCAGAGTCAACCCTAAGGATCTTTACGTATGGGCTTCGCGCGAACTTCTCGACGAGTGTTCTAACTTACTCTCTGGCAGGGCCCTGAGGGAACATGTGGGGGACCCGAGTACCTATGaccaccgtgccttcgcgaagaggcatgatgacgatATCGTCGTGCTTCCTTGCGCCTTAGGGGAGCCGGTGTGTGGGGACGAGCGGGCCAACAATGGAGTTCCCTTTTTCTACTTCTACCAGGTGGTCTTCAAGAGCGTCGgtgtgcgcctgcccttctctaGGTTCGAGAGGGAACTGCTGACGAAGATTAATGCTGCACCAGCCCAGCTGTACCCTAACAGTTGGACTTTCGTCAAAGCCTTCAACATACTGTTTGGTTTCCTGGGGTGTGCACCCTCTGTGGAcatcttccttcacttcttcgaggtgaagaagcaaAGAAACAACCTTTGGGTGACCCTCAACAACGTTCCCGGCAGGGTCCTCCTAACCCCCTTCCAGCACTCCTTCATAGGGTGGAAGGGCAAGTTCTTTAAGGTTTGTTGTTCCGACCTCGTGCCTTCCGCCCTGGACGgctttccactgtactgggtgagggagacaaGAGCCCTGAAGTCCAGGCCTCTTAAGAGGTTGCCTTTGAACGACCAGGAAGCTTGTCGGATTTTGGCTGGGGCGGCGGGTTTTGATGCTGCCGCTTTTATAAGTTTGGAGTACAACGCTGAGGCCTtggaaaaatatatatgtatgagAGATTACCTTAAAACCTCCCATTCTTCGCCCTTACTGGATTTTCGCATGACTTATCTTGTGGTGCCTTCACCATGCTTGTCTCttttggtgcaggttcgaagataaaccgaCAACAAAGGTCGCAGTTGGCCCAGGCGTTGAGGTCCGAGAACGAGGCTTCATCATCATCCCATTTAGACTCCGGAGGCCACTAAAAGGTGGCCTGATTTCGCTTTTTCATATGAATATAGGGCGTGTACATGATTGCCCTTTGTCTAATCTGCAGTTATCACGAACTTTATCTGTAACCCTAACTCTTGATCTATACTTTGATTTCGCCTAAGCGCTGCCCATTTTATTTTTGCATATTTGCGTCTACTTCTGCTTCCTCTGCCATGCTGCGTGTGTTACCTCCGGCACTACCCTCCATCGTTTTTAGGAGGGTTTATTTTTCCTGTACTGAGTGTCCACGCTTAAGGGGAGACGTGCTCTGGGTGCCCTTAGCGTGTCTAACACTAGGGACAAAATCGcgctttggtgcccacgcccatggagaggcctgtataacagcgccgtatcgtccatggaatatctcaaacaccaaggcgaCTGGTTCCTTATCTCTTTGGTGCTTGGTGCCcgcgcctgaggagaggcctattacagcagcgtagtatcgtcctcagggtgtctaaaaacaccaaggcgaagTGCTACCATCTGATACTGGGGCTagttattcatacttgaggagggggcgtcccgaaggaatcccttaacccctgctcaaggactaaaaCTCCCAGGTTTTACCTTGTGTTGGACATACCTGTCATCTTGACCTCTAGGTGAACGCACGTGTTCTTACTACTTGCTTTGGATTCTGATGTCTGCTCCTTATTCGGCGATGCCTAcgtttggcgacgcctcacgTTGGCGACTCTTTATCTCGGCGATGTTCTATCTTGGCGGCATCTCCTGTTGCCGACGCCTTGCTTAGGCGATGCCTAcgtttggcgacgcctcatcttggcgacgcctgacGCTGCCTTGGGTCTTTGTCTTTTATCTCTTTAACCTTTGGTCTTACACTTTGAGTGGGAGGAGGAAAACTGAGACAAAGTTTTCTTGAACTTCtcttttacttgggtgacctcattaaaaaacccccgagagggaaaaagagtgtcccctttacaattCGTATTTCGTTACTCATagtttaactaaaataaaattttaaattgaccgcattccagctgcgtggaATGGGATCTCCGTCCAAAGTCTCTAGATCGTATGAACCATTCCCCTTGGTTTTGGtgactctgaagggtccggtccatttGGGAGATAACTTATTCTCTAGCtcatatgggtgagccttcctcatgactaagTCACCAACCTGGAATTGCCGGGGCTTTACCTTGGAGCTATACtgtcgctccactcttctctttactgcctcgGCCTTTATTCTTGCTTCGTCTAGTAAGTCTAGGTTCACtcgcctttcttcattggactcttcagccacAAAATTCTGGTAATGTGGCGAGCTTTCGGGGATCTCgactgggatcatcgcatctGACCCATATACTAGACTGAAAGGCGTTTCCATGGTGGCGGATTGGGgtgtggtgtggtacgcccatacaatccttggcacttcttctgtccacgcccctttagctttttctaaccttctcttcagtcctctcagcaaaactctattcgctgactctacttgtccattcgtctaggggtgttcgactgatgcgaacacctgcttgatgcctacctctgcgcacaggtttctcagctgttggcttgcaaactgggtgccattgtcggacaccagccgcctaggtacaccgaagcgacacacgatgttcttccaaacaaagtgctgcaccttgtgcgcagtaatctgggccacgggctccgcctctatccacttggtgaagtattcaatggcgaCGATCAGGTATTTCATCTGTCTTATCGTCAGTGGGAAAGGgcctaggatgtcgattccccacgtatgaaaaaGCCATGGGCTGTATGTGGATCTCAactcctctggcggcgccttgtgccaatcagcgtgcctctgacactgcttgcagcGCTGGGCGTGCCGCACGCAAACCTCTTTCACTGTCGGTCAGTAGAAGCCGGCACGTATCACTTTGGAAGCTAAAGACCTTCCTCCCACGTGACTCCCGCAGataccttcgtggagttcagccattatcctggtgcactcgtcgccgcttacgcacgtcaggatggggtgtgtgaacccgtgtctgaacaataTCCCGTCTACCAGGGTATATCTTACAGCGttcctcttaatcttcttgCCTTCTTCTGGTTCTGCTGGGAGAACCCCATCCGCCACGTAtcgtctgtatggcgtcatccaagtGTCTCCCTCTGCTAAAGCATATATCTGTGTATGCTTTCCTTCCTCGGGTGCGTCCGCatatgtgctgatgcggggtGTCTTCATCGTATCTTGAGTcaaagaacgatgactccttggtcTCCCTCTCGCTGTACAAATATGGAGGACGTCCActctgttatcttccacgaattttCGCAGAGCTTTGAGtgtctcttggattactgtcatctgtctgccccccttgcctgagctggccagcttggcaagcaggtcagctctggcattctgctctctcggaacatgtactagctcaagagtgctaaatgctcccttcagcaGCTGGACGTACCTTAAATACGTCGCCATTTGTGGGTCCTTAGCTTGAAATTCTCCCGAGACTTGCCCTGTGATCAGCTGTGAATcactcttcaccaggaggttctgcgcacccatctccttggccaggagcatcccTGCGATCAATGCCTCGTACTCAGCCTGGTTATTGCTCGCTTTAAAAGCGAAACGCAAagcttgctcgatcagcacaccattaggtccctccaagactattcctgctccacttccttgctgattggaggagccatcgaccgagagcaaccactgcgatcCCGAC
Proteins encoded in this region:
- the LOC137833220 gene encoding uncharacterized protein, with translation MVMTNLPIQKVLQKPDVAGRMVRWAVELSEFDIQYEPRGSIKGQVYADFVAELSPGGDQEAESGSQWLLSVDGSSNQQGSGAGIVLEGPNGVLIEQALRFAFKASNNQAEYEALIAGMLLAKEMGAQNLLVKSDSQLITGQVSGEFQAKDPQMATYLRYVQLLKGAFSTLELVHVPREQNARADLLAKLASSGKGGRQMTVIQETLKALRKFVEDNRVDVLHICTARGRPRSHRSLTQDTMKTPRISTYADAPEEGKHTQIYALAEGDTWMTPYRRYVADGVLPAEPEEGKKIKRNAVRYTLVDGILFRHGFTHPILTCVSGDECTRIMAELHEGICGSHVGGRSLASKVIRAGFY